A section of the Cuniculiplasma divulgatum genome encodes:
- a CDS encoding PaaI family thioesterase, producing the protein MIDEISQILKMDNYLANMQIEVVEAHQGHVEFRVPLMKNMMRIGDIANGGATMTLLDAAGGMAVFTLVEGSNQVTVNLNTNFIRKIDKGPLKVTADVVRKGRNIAFARMEITDSEGKLCADATGTWYIFGHV; encoded by the coding sequence ATGATCGATGAAATATCACAGATACTGAAAATGGACAATTACCTGGCAAACATGCAGATCGAGGTTGTTGAGGCACATCAGGGTCATGTTGAGTTCCGGGTTCCTCTGATGAAGAACATGATGAGGATCGGCGACATTGCCAACGGAGGGGCCACCATGACACTACTGGATGCAGCCGGTGGAATGGCTGTTTTCACACTGGTTGAGGGATCAAACCAGGTCACGGTGAACCTGAACACCAACTTCATAAGAAAAATAGACAAGGGGCCGCTGAAGGTAACTGCCGATGTTGTCAGGAAAGGCAGGAACATAGCCTTTGCCCGCATGGAGATCACTGATTCTGAAGGAAAACTCTGTGCCGACGCTACAGGGACCTGGTATATTTTCGGCCATGTATGA
- the coaBC gene encoding bifunctional phosphopantothenoylcysteine decarboxylase/phosphopantothenate--cysteine ligase CoaBC has translation MDIDENRFEGMLAGKTVILTVTASISLYRMPDLVRDLRREGARVIVGMSKEAASMISPTIFQWASENDVVTAVGGNIEHISLFIGHAGDTALLICPASHNTVGKIANGISDDVPSLFFSFAIGNGNPVCICPAMHEGMMVNPINHRNLQALEDAGVQIIPPRISEEKAKISENDLIIDHVCRLFHGKTLRGKSVLIIGGRGEEMIDPVRAVSNLGSGFTLSWFAVNAFRLGAASIVMIGNTEYRVPEYAEYIHAVKMEEFEAEVDSILSKRNFDVVINCASLSDFIVKEKSGSKMPGDRSATVTLIPREKLLDRIRKKHGGRLVAFKLDDEVSPDQVYRKVSSSRPDLVVYNSISRGSGPFGTVSNHYIFIRPNDHEDQGILSKPQMTQKVLFLLYSKSTEAP, from the coding sequence ATGGATATAGATGAGAACAGATTTGAGGGCATGCTTGCTGGAAAGACGGTCATACTGACGGTCACTGCCAGCATTTCACTTTACAGGATGCCGGACCTTGTGAGGGACCTTCGCCGCGAGGGTGCAAGGGTGATAGTGGGAATGTCAAAGGAGGCTGCTTCCATGATAAGTCCCACCATATTCCAGTGGGCGTCAGAAAACGACGTTGTGACTGCTGTAGGCGGGAATATAGAGCATATCAGCCTCTTCATTGGCCACGCAGGTGATACGGCACTTCTCATTTGCCCGGCATCGCACAACACAGTGGGTAAGATTGCAAACGGCATTTCTGATGATGTGCCATCACTTTTCTTTTCATTCGCCATTGGCAACGGAAACCCTGTGTGCATTTGCCCGGCAATGCATGAAGGCATGATGGTGAATCCCATAAACCACAGGAACCTGCAGGCACTGGAAGATGCTGGAGTACAGATAATTCCACCCAGAATATCGGAAGAAAAGGCAAAGATCTCCGAAAATGACCTCATAATAGACCATGTATGCAGGCTATTCCACGGAAAGACCCTGCGTGGAAAGAGTGTGCTCATAATCGGCGGAAGAGGGGAGGAGATGATTGATCCTGTAAGGGCAGTTTCCAATCTAGGTAGCGGCTTCACACTGTCATGGTTTGCAGTGAATGCTTTCAGGCTTGGCGCAGCAAGCATAGTTATGATAGGCAACACCGAATATCGCGTTCCGGAATACGCTGAGTACATTCATGCAGTGAAGATGGAGGAATTCGAAGCAGAAGTGGACAGTATCCTGTCAAAGAGGAATTTCGATGTGGTCATCAACTGCGCTTCGCTTTCTGACTTCATTGTGAAGGAGAAGTCAGGGAGCAAGATGCCTGGAGACAGAAGCGCTACAGTAACCCTGATTCCCAGGGAGAAGCTTCTTGATCGCATAAGGAAGAAGCACGGCGGCAGGCTCGTGGCCTTCAAGCTGGATGACGAAGTATCTCCGGATCAGGTGTACAGAAAAGTCAGCTCCAGCAGGCCGGACCTTGTGGTTTACAACAGCATATCACGTGGATCCGGGCCATTCGGAACGGTGAGCAACCATTACATTTTCATCAGGCCCAATGATCATGAGGATCAGGGAATACTCTCCAAGCCCCAGATGACCCAGAAGGTGCTATTCCTTCTGTATTCAAAGTCAACGGAGGCACCATGA